CTATGAGATTTCATGTGAACACTTGCATGTGAAGGTTATCCTGCTATGAGCACACCCCAACATGCATATCACACATTTCTAAAATACTTACTAGGGCAGggacttttctttttctttttacagTCCCCTGAGCCAAATACTTCAGGTTTTTAAGCCAATTTAAATCTCTGTCCACTTTGAACTCTCCTGAGCTCTACAATCTTGCATCACAAGACCAAGCTGTGCAAAAACACGCCGTGAAAAGGCTGCTGAGGTAAATCGTTCCTCTTTCAAACACCACTAAACCTCGGTCCCAAGGCTCATAGAATCATTTGGGTGCCATAGTTTGCATTTCACAATCGGTGGAATAAAGAACAGGATGTTTTAACCCAGTTTTAACCCAGGCTGGTGGAAACTTGATCTCATTCACTACGGCCGCTCCTTCCAACTTACAATGAGCCAACAAACTGTACCCATTGTCCACAGGTGTCCCTCCATAAGATAAGGACTAACGAGACTAAAGAAGAGGACCCGCTGAGATAGCCGGGGCttgtcaaaacacacaaaagacacacaaaaCTGCTGAAGGTGTAAGAATGGATGGGTGCACTTGCACCTAAGAACACCTGGAAACCCACCatgcaggtgcacacacacacacacacacacacacacacacacacacacaacccagacacacacatacatgtacacacacgcacacacacacacacacacacacacacacacacacacacacacacacacacacacacacacacacacacacaacccagacacacacatacatgtacacacacgcacacacacacacacacacacacacacacacacacacacaacccagacacacacatacatgtacacacacgcacacacacacacacacacacacacatacatttcctAGGGCTTCCACTATCAGTGTCACATAATTTCCTCTGATTACCTCCTCCCAAACCTAAACACAGAGCCCAGTCCAACCCACAGAAATGCCATCTGCTGCCTGCCATCCAGACAACAGTGGAGTCCGGATCAGCTCTTGCCCTGATCTGGCACAGATCCAGACCTGTGCTAGGTCGTGGTCAGGTCCGTACCATCATCAGCTCCATACATATTTGAACCATGATAATAAGATCTGAAGCAGCAAACCCTTACCATAAAGAACTAACTCCAGTGTAATCTCCAGTGTATTCTACAGTACAACAACTGCAAATTCAGCAAGATTAGCAACACACTGACTGACTATTTGTTCCAGACAGTAGCTGTCTTCTGAGTTGACCCACAGCCTTGATGTGGTGCATGCCCATTCCAGATGAGGACCAGATCTTCTTTAGGGGTATAGCTGATATTTATGATGATACGTGTGGATTTTGTCAACTGCATGtaaatacgtgtgtgtgtgtgtgtgtgtgtgtgtgtgtgtgtgagagagagagagagagagagagagtgatgagtgagggagagagagagagagagatcactgtATCAAAGACTGAAACCTCCAGCCTATCCAGCCAACCTCATCCCTTCAAACCAGCAGTGAAGACTGTGCATGGCCTTGATTCACAAAAAAGACTCACTAGTGTTCACTGTTGCCATGTGCCTGACAAGTGGTCAACAACAGGACTTCATCCCAGATGAGGGATTTTGGACACTACATGTCTTAACACTTGCACTGATTTAGTCAAAGACCAAATCCCTTGCACCTTTTTATATAAGTCCTTTGAAAATGAATCATTGTTTCAATAAGGCACCATGAAGTCTGTGTTTTGTTTATGCTTGGCTCTGTCACGTTCTGCAAGTCCTATCAGGATTTTGCTATGGTCATATCGAATTTACGTGAGTCTACAGTCTGTAGCCTACAGCTGCAGGGAAAATAAATTAGTTTGATGACGTTTAAAGTGTCGAACACCTCTCGACTCGTTGACTGTCCATAAAACAAATTGTAGCCTACAATTATAATGTAAGACAATGTAAATGATAATCGACAGAGGTTTGTAtttccagcattttgtcatTTTAACACTCATTTTCTCTATGCATATTATCAGCTCTGATTTTCCACTGTGAAAGGCTGGAAATAAACTTAAAAACACAAACCAGACACGCAAATTATTCCTCAGAAGTTCATATTAACTTTCTAACTCCAAAGGACAAAAAAGGATAACCGTCTTAATTAAAACCAAATACGTGTATCCTTCTGACATCCCATATTGAGGTAAACGCTGTATTAATATACCGGTATCCGGGCTTGTCCAGTAAGACGAGATGCCAAGCCTGACCACATGAAACAGATAAGAATGGTCCAAGTTCTGTCTATACTCCGTTGTGTGACTTTGACTTACCTTGAGATGCCGAAGCAATGATGCTGTGCGGGTTTTCAGGTGAAGTACAAATTCCTATAGCTCATAAAAGTCCCATTCGCATGGTTGTAGTTACGGAGAATGTCGGGGGCTGTTGGTAATCCCGCGTGCTGCACCGCCAGCACACCTTAAAGATTTTGTTTGCCTGCACAGTGATCTAAAGTCCTCATTATAGTGGGAAAGGGAGCCAGCGAAAGTAACTCCCTCTGCCCGCCCCACTAGGCGCAGAAATACCTCAGCAATCAAGTGCATACGCCAAGGGCACGACATGAGGAGATGTAGAATTGACGTAGGCTACTGTCAATACATGATTTAAGGCACTACGTTCAATGCGCAGAAGATCAACTCTCATGTCATTGTGTGGACAAATCCACTCAGTCCCTGCAAAAATGTAGTCTTTTGTGACTAATCGTTATGATTTAAACTGCAGGAGAATGTTGCAATACTACACAAGTAGGAAAGGCTTTAGACTTACGACCAGTTTGTTATTTATTATCCATTGTaattttatgtgtattttgTAATATTAGGGTACTTAATTTGCTAATGTCAGAGTTGGTAGCCTACAACACTGCCTGCTTCCATGCCATGTGCAGGTTCAAAGATTGCCATGTTGgtgaatgttattacacagGGACATCCACTGTTTGGTGTTGGCTCCGCCTTTGACAGCCACTCACCAAACTGAGTAAAATCTGGTAGGTGTGACAAATCAACtcaaatctctttctctccttggtCCTGGGGGAGGGGAGATCTCCCACCTCATTAACCTATTGCCACAACCTTTACTGAGCACTTGGGGGTCACAATATGTACAGGGTAAGCACTTACTTCGATTTTTGATTTGCTGTTCCCAGATGGGACTCAGTAGTAGCCTACTGGCACACAGTGGAACGATTATGGCTCAGCAAGACAGAGTGGGCAGCAAGTTAGGgatatattaggctattatccTGGGAGCAGTTACTATTTTAACGAAGCATTAATTATGAACTCAGTCTGTGAATTGTATGTTCAGTTCAATTAACTGTTGGCGATACTTTGTTTCAGACTGTGCCTTAAGTAATATGCTTAGAAGTGGACTGCTGCGCTCATAGTTTTCCGATTGAATCTACTAGTTGATCTGGTGATCAGTTTATGTGGGGTGCTCTGGTGTGTTCTGATGCTCGCAACTGGAAGAGAATGCTCGGAACTCAGAAGATATGATCAGAATGCCTGTTCAGAGACACTCATAAAACAACCAGCCAGTATGGAGACATCAACACAGGATGCCCATTTGAACAGAGGATCAGTGATCAGTGGCTCTTGTAATTTGCTGGTTTGACTGAGTAGAAGCAGGCTTTTTTTGAAGGGCTTTCATTTGGCTGCAGAGAAGTTGCAGTTTCACTTACTTGTAGTACAACAGAGAGATATTTTATTGACAGCAGCAAGTCCATATTATACACAGTGCACAGtccaaataaatacacacagattAAGCAATGTATCACctcttaaaaaaacaacacagaaaaaaaactaaacaggGAAACCCCTTGGTGCTTAGAGTCGATCGATTTCATACTCTGCAGTTTCAAATGTGGCAGGAGGGAGTACACAGTTTATTTCCCGGCTGACAGGTGGGGGTGTGTGCTGGGGGTCCAGGAACCTTGTGGGCAGTTCAATGTCCAGCAGTTGCCCCACAGTATACTTTGTCTCCCCCTGGTGGTAGTAGAATTGGCCTGCGGTGGCGGTGGGGATGGCATTGGCGGCGCCATCCTTGGGCCAGAGGTTGTTGAAGCTGCGCAGACGCACCACGTCCTTGTTCTCGCGGGTGCATGGCAGCAAGGCGCGTACGTCCCTGCGGAACTTGGCACTCATGCCGAAGTAGATGAGCGGGTTGTAGAAGCTGGCGGACTTGGCAAACATGCGGGTGAGGATGCTAGTGATGTTTGGCACATGGTAGCCCCAGGCTGACCACAAAGACACCGTGGCATAGGGTGTCCAGGCCATAATGAAGGCAGTGCAAATGACAATTGAGACCTAAAAGAAAGAGTATTTTGATATTATTTACTTTACAGGGTATTACATTTTATAACACTATAATATACAGAATCCCTGATAGAGGCAATGGTGAAGGAAAGGACATTAAAGTCAATTTAATGATTTACTTAAATGTCCAGATGTCCCATTGACGTACAGTATGGGCAGACACCAACAATCACCAAAGCCATTTTCTCAGAGACATTCATTGTTGTCGCCATATAATAACCCTTACTCAAATTCCAAATGAGTATTGTGAGACCATTTTACAAGCAATCAGGCAGTCTGCATTTAACACTTGGATTAGTGCGGTCTGTTTCTTAAATGCTCTGTTTGAGGCTCCTCACTTTATTCGTTTGCATGTGGAAGACAACTCTGCCACTCCTGTCTGGTGTCTGCTGTGGGAGTCTGTTATTTATGTTGACGTAATTCCTCCTTCACTGTCAGACCTCTTTGCCAAGGAAGAGTAAATGGTTATTGATGACTAGCAGTGCCAAAAGATAAGGCGAGAATAACTGGCACAactgtgtcataaacatttaactTCCTGAGATAAATTGTCATGACAGTAAGTTTCAAAGTCTCAACAGTGCCATGTGATGATTATTATCAGTGATTTCAAtggcttcattgaaaatattTGATGCCATGACAGCTTTTAAGGACAGGACTGCCATAGCATCTCAATGACTTCTTGGTTAAATAAAGAGGAAACACCCACATTTTTGAAAGCTGTTGATTTGGTACAATGAATATTTACATAGACATAATGACTCATGAAAGGATTTGGAGGACATGTCATGGCACGTCTAAACCTTGTGCTGTGTTAAGATGATTCAAGACTTGAATAAGATGGATTTATTTTACCCTTACAACAAAGGGCAGACAGCGGCTTCAACTCACCCTGGTGACGTCTCTCTCCACCTTCCGGATGCGTTCGGTGATGAAGCCATCGGCGGTcatggtgttgctggtcttcACCATAGTGATAATGGACACGTAGGAGAAGAGCATGATCAGCACCGGCACCAAGAAGCAGGAGAAGAGGATGGAGATGATGTAAGACTTGTAGATGGTGGAGTAGTTGGCCTTGTTCCAGTCAATCTCACAAGTGCCATAGCCATGGTCTGGGGAGAACATTTCAGAGGAGATGAGTTCCTCATGTCAAAAATCCTTGGTTTATGAAAAGTGCATATAacacacaccaaagattctTTTATGAGGTACTGGCCACTGGTAAAAAGTTCAATGATATAGGAAAGTGCCGCACACTCTGGCTCCATACTGTATGAAAAGGTTTATTAGGTAATGATGTTTCGGCTTATAGGGTCTATAGGTATGATCTGATGAAGGCCCTATAGGCCAAAATGTCATTACCTAATACAACTTTTCATATGGAGCCAGAGTGTGCGGCACTTCCCTATCTTTATCCCATTATTCCCAAAATCTTTGGTTTGCCTAGAACTGTTGGTCTTGTCAATTATGCTTTAGCTTGTAAGCTTTATAGAAATAATTCAG
This genomic stretch from Alosa sapidissima isolate fAloSap1 chromosome 16, fAloSap1.pri, whole genome shotgun sequence harbors:
- the LOC121685387 gene encoding opsin-5-like isoform X1; protein product: MSVEIPVKIVNIPWRNNNLTTVETEPPLSEQAELFIGVYLMVIGCLSWLGNCVVIFVLYKQRASLQPTDYLTFNLAISDACISVFGYSRGIIEIFNIFRDDGFIIKWIWTCQVDGFFTLLFGLASINTLTVISATRYIKGCHPNRAYCIRTSTIHVSLMCIWAGAFFWAMVPLIGWGSYKDHGYGTCEIDWNKANYSTIYKSYIISILFSCFLVPVLIMLFSYVSIITMVKTSNTMTADGFITERIRKVERDVTRVSIVICTAFIMAWTPYATVSLWSAWGYHVPNITSILTRMFAKSASFYNPLIYFGMSAKFRRDVRALLPCTRENKDVVRLRSFNNLWPKDGAANAIPTATAGQFYYHQGETKYTVGQLLDIELPTRFLDPQHTPPPVSREINCVLPPATFETAEYEIDRL
- the LOC121685387 gene encoding opsin-5-like isoform X2, which translates into the protein MEEQKENRVDGFFTLLFGLASINTLTVISATRYIKGCHPNRAYCIRTSTIHVSLMCIWAGAFFWAMVPLIGWGSYKDHGYGTCEIDWNKANYSTIYKSYIISILFSCFLVPVLIMLFSYVSIITMVKTSNTMTADGFITERIRKVERDVTRVSIVICTAFIMAWTPYATVSLWSAWGYHVPNITSILTRMFAKSASFYNPLIYFGMSAKFRRDVRALLPCTRENKDVVRLRSFNNLWPKDGAANAIPTATAGQFYYHQGETKYTVGQLLDIELPTRFLDPQHTPPPVSREINCVLPPATFETAEYEIDRL